A genomic stretch from Thauera sp. GDN1 includes:
- a CDS encoding response regulator — protein MAKILIVDDEIGIRELLSEILRDEGHDVLLAENASAARAARNAVRPDMVLLDIWMPDTDGITLLKEWAANGQLNMPVVMMSGHGTIDTAVEATRIGAIDYLEKPIALQKLLAAVKRGLQRPQAPGAPAPLTLAAFTRSVPLRELKRRVEQITGSSRVLLLRVGAGTLAELVARSVQAPNAPWLDLAGITVPLDIGQLQAAHGGVLFVGELARLSRAQQKNLAFALDRLERYDLRLVVATDRSVEGLIGEGWEEGLLSRLFEVSLAPPSIADVRDDLPELASQLLLHLVEAGEVPLRRFSTAALNQLRNLPWPGGYPELRAAVKSLALGTLEEEIGASEVRRLLPPDLAAGACGVSLDQPLREAREAFERMYFEHHLRLEGGNMTRLAEKTGLERTHLYRKLKQLGLQAGRRHEEN, from the coding sequence ATGGCGAAAATTCTGATCGTTGACGACGAAATCGGTATCCGCGAACTGCTGTCCGAGATCCTGCGCGACGAAGGCCACGACGTGCTGCTGGCCGAGAACGCGAGCGCGGCGCGCGCGGCGCGCAATGCGGTGCGGCCCGACATGGTCCTGCTCGACATCTGGATGCCCGACACCGACGGCATCACCCTGCTCAAGGAATGGGCGGCCAACGGCCAGCTCAACATGCCGGTGGTGATGATGTCCGGCCACGGCACCATCGACACCGCGGTCGAGGCCACGCGCATCGGCGCGATCGACTACCTGGAGAAGCCGATCGCGCTGCAGAAGCTGCTCGCCGCGGTCAAGCGCGGCCTGCAGCGCCCGCAGGCGCCCGGCGCACCAGCGCCGCTGACGCTGGCGGCCTTCACCCGATCGGTGCCGCTGCGCGAGCTCAAGCGCCGCGTCGAGCAGATCACCGGCAGCTCGCGCGTGCTGCTGCTGCGCGTCGGTGCCGGCACGCTGGCCGAGCTGGTCGCGCGCAGCGTGCAGGCGCCGAACGCACCCTGGCTGGACCTGGCCGGCATCACCGTCCCCCTCGACATCGGCCAGCTGCAGGCCGCGCACGGCGGCGTGCTCTTCGTCGGCGAGCTCGCGCGCCTGTCGCGCGCGCAGCAGAAGAACCTCGCCTTCGCGCTCGACCGCCTCGAGCGCTACGACCTGCGCCTGGTGGTGGCCACCGACCGCAGCGTGGAAGGCCTGATCGGCGAGGGCTGGGAGGAGGGGCTGCTGAGCCGCCTGTTCGAGGTCAGCCTGGCGCCGCCGTCGATCGCCGACGTGCGCGACGACCTGCCCGAGCTCGCCAGCCAGCTGCTGCTGCACCTGGTCGAGGCCGGCGAGGTGCCGCTGCGCCGCTTCTCGACCGCGGCGCTGAACCAGCTCCGCAACCTGCCCTGGCCGGGCGGCTACCCGGAGCTGCGCGCCGCGGTGAAGTCGCTCGCGCTCGGCACCCTGGAAGAGGAGATCGGCGCCAGCGAAGTGCGCCGCCTGCTGCCGCCCGACCTCGCCGCGGGGGCGTGCGGGGTCTCGCTCGACCAACCCCTGCGCGAGGCGCGCGAGGCCTTCGAGCGCATGTACTTCGAGCACCACCTGCGCCTGGAGGGCGGCAACATGACGCGCCTGGCGGAAAAGACCGGGCTGGAGCGCACCCACCTCTATCGCAAGCTCAAGCAGCTCGGCCTGCAGGCCGGACGCCGGCACGAAGAGAACTGA